One window of Vespa velutina chromosome 2, iVesVel2.1, whole genome shotgun sequence genomic DNA carries:
- the LOC124946715 gene encoding mannose-6-phosphate isomerase, with the protein MELTCVVQNYDWGKYGTNSIVATLIKTVNPEFVINEEKSYAELWMGTHPNGPSYLKEKNISLEEYIQKNTNILGIEVQQKFGSSLPFLFKVLSIRKALSIQAHPDKKKAEKLHLQYPEIYKDSNHKPELMIALTEFEALCGFRPIEEIKEYFKLLPELRAVIGEDLVHECIITNDSENLVPLKKCFHSLMTRDHNLVMLQLEHLLERLSYLDKSSQQILNSDLLRRLHLDYPGDVGCFGIYIFNYVTLQPGEALYLAPNEPHAYIYGDCIECMACSDNVVRAGLTPKLKDVETLTEILTYKCESWFAKKLCGYCEDNYTEIFQPPVPDFAVAKILIPSDKMRYELITRKTASILIIINGRAETHTSQILHEGSILFIHANEKIVLKILEDYSLLMFQAFANV; encoded by the exons ATGGAACTGACATGTGTAGTACAAAATTATGATTGGGGTAAATATGGTACAAACAGTATTGTTGcaacattaattaaaacagTAAATCCTGAGTTTGtaataaatgaagagaaatCGTATGCAGAACTATGGATGGGTACACACCCTAATGGTCCTTCATAtctgaaggaaaaaaacatttctttagaagaatatatacaaaaaaatacaaatatattaggAATTGAAGTACAACAAAAATTTGGATCATCTTTACCTTTTCTGTTTAAAGTTTTGTCTATAAGGAAAGCATTATCAATTCAAGCACATCCAGATAag aaaaaggcAGAAAAATTACATTTGCAGTATCCTGAAATTTACAAAGATTCCAATCACAAACCTGAATTAATGATAGCATTAACAGAATTTGAAGCTCTTTGTGGTTTTCGTCcaattgaagaaataaaagaatatttcaaattacttCCTGAATTACGAGCAGTAATTGGTGAAGATTTAGTTCATGAATGTATAATAACAAATGACTCTGAAAATTTAGTGcctttaaaaaaatgttttcacaGTCTTATGACACGTGACCATAATTTAGTAATGTTACAACTTGAACATTTACTTGAAAGATTATCATATTTgg ATAAATCATCTCAACAAATATTGAATAGTGATCTGTTGCGAAGGCTTCATTTAGATTATCCTGGAGATGTTGGATgttttggtatatatatatttaattatgtcacTTTACAACCAGGCGAAGCTTTATATCTTGCTCCAAATGAaccacatgcatatatatatggtg attGTATAGAATGTATGGCATGCTCTGATAATGTAGTGCGTGCTGGATTAACACCAAAATTGAAAGATGTAGAAACATTAACagaaatattaacatataaatgCGAGTCATGGTTTGCTAAAAAATTGTGTGGGTACTGCGAAGATAATTATACAGAGATATTTCAACCTCCAGTGCCAGATTTTGCAGTAGCCAAAATTTTA ataccATCTGATAAAATGAGGTATGAATTAATTACAAGAAAAACAGctagtatattaattattataaatggtaGAGCAGAAACTCATACATCACAAATTCTTCACGAAggatctattttatttattcatgcaaatgaaaaaattgtgtTGAAAATTCTAGAAGATTActcattattaatgtttcaaGCATTTGCAAATgtatga
- the LOC124946721 gene encoding RNA guanine-N7 methyltransferase activating subunit isoform X1, whose product MMENNMTEEQKRFLEECEIEFKDRFTENDIEFMKIKRAIPKKPPIVDPWYNKPRKQPYDWGQQNQGHGSRNHNWDRRSLERGDRYDRHDGKHYVHYHNTKPY is encoded by the coding sequence ATGATGGAAAATAATATGacagaagaacaaaaaagatttttagaAGAATgtgaaattgaatttaaagaTCGTTTTACTGAAAACGATATTGAattcatgaaaattaaaagagcAATACCAAAGAAACCACCAATTGTAGATCCATGGTACAATAAACCACGTAAGCAACCGTATGACTGGGGTCAACAAAATCAGGGACATGGAAGTCGCAATCATAATTGGGATCGTAGAAGTCTTGAAAGAGGTGATAGATATGATCGTCATGATGGAAAACATTATGTTCATTATCATAATACGAAGCCATATTAA
- the LOC124946714 gene encoding cystathionine beta-synthase isoform X3: protein MNPGGSVKDRIAYRMIQDAEEKGILKPGSTIIEPTSGNTGIGLAMAAAVKRYRCIIVMPEKMSNEKVLTLRALGAEIVRTPTEAAWNSPESHISISQKLQKEIPNSVILDQYTNSGNPLAHYDQTAMEIWKQCDGKLDYVVIGAGTGGTVSGIGRKLKELHPEVTIIAVDPIGSILAFPSELNEHDVSFYEVEGIGYDFLPTVLDRNVVDKWVKVNDCESLNAARMLIKQEGLLCGGSSGAALSAFLKIAKDIPAKKRVVIILPDGIRNYMTKFVSDKWMEIRGFLDIPSLDESNKWWSNYPVSTLSITKPPLLSKTATCQEAIHILKTTNSHQVVIIDNEEKVKGVLTMQVLMSKLIFGGIKQTDCVENIMIKHFVKVLSTTTLIKLSLVLEHEAYVVVVDHINNDALVGIINPSDIVNFISSKDNTLQTNGST, encoded by the exons ATGAATCCTGGTGGTTCTGTGAAAGACCGAATTGCTTATAGAATGATCCAAGATGCAGAGGAAAAAGGGATATTAAAGCCAGGTTCTACTATAATTGAACCAACAAGTGGTAACACAGGGATTGGTCTAGCAATGGCTGCAGCTGTTAAAAGATATAggtgtattattgttatgccAGAAAAGATGTCCAATGAAAAAGTACTTACTCTACGTGCACTTGGAGCTGAAATAGTTAGAACACCAACAGAAGCAGCCTGGAATAGTCCTGAAAGCCATATTAGTATTTCTCAAAAacttcaaaaagaaattcctAATAGTGTTATTCTTGACCAA TACACAAATAGTGGAAATCCTCTGGCTCATTATGACCAAACTGCAATGGAAATTTGGAAACAGTGTGATGGAAAGTTAGATTATGTCGTAATTGGTGCTGGTACAGGAGGAACTGTCAGCGGCATTGGACGTAAATTGAAAGAATTACATCCTGAAGTAACAATCATTGCAGTTGATCCTATCGGCAGTATTCTTGCATTTCCATCTGAGTTAAATGAACATGATGTTAGTTTTTATGAAGTAGAGGGAATTGG ATATGATTTTCTACCTACTGTGCTGGATCGTAATGTAGTAGATAAATGGGTAAAAGTTAATGATTGTGAATCACTAAATGCAGCACGCATGCTTATCAAACAAGAAGGATTATTATGTGGAGGTAGTAGTGGTGCTGCTTTGTCTGCATTTCTAAAAATTGCAAAAGATATCCCTGCAAAAAAACGTGTTGTTATTATCCTACCTGATGGGATACGAAATTATATGACTAAATTTGTATCTGATAAATGGATGGAAATTAGAGGCTTTTTG GACATACCATCACTAGATGAATCAAATAAATGGTGGTCCAATTACCCAGTTTCAACTTTATCCATAACTAAACCTCCTCTATTATCCAAAACAGCTACATGTCAAGAAGCTATCCATATTCTTAAAACCACAAATTCACATCAAGttgtaattattgataatgagGAAAAAGTTAAAGGTGTTCTTACAATGCAAGTACTTATGAGTAAGCTAATATTTGGTGGAATTAAACAGACAGATTGtgtagaaaatattatgataaaacaTTTCGTAAAGGTCTTATCTACAACAACTCTTATAAAACTTTCATTAGTTCTCGAACATGAAGCTTATGTAGTTGTTGTAGATCATATAAACAATGATGCTTTAGTTGGAATTATAAATCCTTCTgacattgttaattttatttctagtaAAGACAATACTTTACAAACTAATGGATCCACATAA
- the LOC124946714 gene encoding cystathionine beta-synthase isoform X1, giving the protein MRGENNQTSLHTDLMVCVMELERPDRLSHCTWRANATNTPHTIRKEFSNRNNVLPNILEAIGQTPMVRLNTIPQLHGLECEIFAKCEFMNPGGSVKDRIAYRMIQDAEEKGILKPGSTIIEPTSGNTGIGLAMAAAVKRYRCIIVMPEKMSNEKVLTLRALGAEIVRTPTEAAWNSPESHISISQKLQKEIPNSVILDQYTNSGNPLAHYDQTAMEIWKQCDGKLDYVVIGAGTGGTVSGIGRKLKELHPEVTIIAVDPIGSILAFPSELNEHDVSFYEVEGIGYDFLPTVLDRNVVDKWVKVNDCESLNAARMLIKQEGLLCGGSSGAALSAFLKIAKDIPAKKRVVIILPDGIRNYMTKFVSDKWMEIRGFLDIPSLDESNKWWSNYPVSTLSITKPPLLSKTATCQEAIHILKTTNSHQVVIIDNEEKVKGVLTMQVLMSKLIFGGIKQTDCVENIMIKHFVKVLSTTTLIKLSLVLEHEAYVVVVDHINNDALVGIINPSDIVNFISSKDNTLQTNGST; this is encoded by the exons ATGAGAGGGGAGAATAACCAAACAAGCTTACATACCGATCTGATG GTTTGTGTAATGGAATTAGAACGTCCTGATCGATTAAGCCATTGCACATGGAGAGCAAATGCGACAAATACACCACACACAATAAGAAAaga ATTTTCAAATCGAAATAATGTTTTACCTAACATTTTGGAAGCTATTGGTCAAACTCCTATGGTACGTTTAAATACCATTCCACAACTACATGGACTAGAATGTGAAATAT TTGCAAAATGTGAATTTATGAATCCTGGTGGTTCTGTGAAAGACCGAATTGCTTATAGAATGATCCAAGATGCAGAGGAAAAAGGGATATTAAAGCCAGGTTCTACTATAATTGAACCAACAAGTGGTAACACAGGGATTGGTCTAGCAATGGCTGCAGCTGTTAAAAGATATAggtgtattattgttatgccAGAAAAGATGTCCAATGAAAAAGTACTTACTCTACGTGCACTTGGAGCTGAAATAGTTAGAACACCAACAGAAGCAGCCTGGAATAGTCCTGAAAGCCATATTAGTATTTCTCAAAAacttcaaaaagaaattcctAATAGTGTTATTCTTGACCAA TACACAAATAGTGGAAATCCTCTGGCTCATTATGACCAAACTGCAATGGAAATTTGGAAACAGTGTGATGGAAAGTTAGATTATGTCGTAATTGGTGCTGGTACAGGAGGAACTGTCAGCGGCATTGGACGTAAATTGAAAGAATTACATCCTGAAGTAACAATCATTGCAGTTGATCCTATCGGCAGTATTCTTGCATTTCCATCTGAGTTAAATGAACATGATGTTAGTTTTTATGAAGTAGAGGGAATTGG ATATGATTTTCTACCTACTGTGCTGGATCGTAATGTAGTAGATAAATGGGTAAAAGTTAATGATTGTGAATCACTAAATGCAGCACGCATGCTTATCAAACAAGAAGGATTATTATGTGGAGGTAGTAGTGGTGCTGCTTTGTCTGCATTTCTAAAAATTGCAAAAGATATCCCTGCAAAAAAACGTGTTGTTATTATCCTACCTGATGGGATACGAAATTATATGACTAAATTTGTATCTGATAAATGGATGGAAATTAGAGGCTTTTTG GACATACCATCACTAGATGAATCAAATAAATGGTGGTCCAATTACCCAGTTTCAACTTTATCCATAACTAAACCTCCTCTATTATCCAAAACAGCTACATGTCAAGAAGCTATCCATATTCTTAAAACCACAAATTCACATCAAGttgtaattattgataatgagGAAAAAGTTAAAGGTGTTCTTACAATGCAAGTACTTATGAGTAAGCTAATATTTGGTGGAATTAAACAGACAGATTGtgtagaaaatattatgataaaacaTTTCGTAAAGGTCTTATCTACAACAACTCTTATAAAACTTTCATTAGTTCTCGAACATGAAGCTTATGTAGTTGTTGTAGATCATATAAACAATGATGCTTTAGTTGGAATTATAAATCCTTCTgacattgttaattttatttctagtaAAGACAATACTTTACAAACTAATGGATCCACATAA
- the LOC124946718 gene encoding solute carrier family 66 member 2 isoform X3 → MNDNYEQLTVKDVTSYVASLTIIFGGIIPYIPQYREIKRKRDAEGFSLYVCLTLLIANTLRILFWFGKHYETPLLIQSIIMIITMFIMIKLSVNIHNRSQIIKLKERVFTDLETRFFWKWTDFQSYLDFMLLFAIMGGILMYWFIDVPIFVEIVGFLAVLIEAMLGIPQFLRNFYNKSTSGMSNLLYNFSITMVSMWTLGDLFKTCYFVLREAPIQFENTSMHPQVITRAD, encoded by the exons atgaacgataattacgaacaATTGACTGTCAAAGATGTAACTAGTTATGTTGCatctttaacaataatatttggTGGTATCATACCGTATATACCACAATATAGAGaaatcaagagaaaaagagatgcagaaggattttctttatatgtttGTTTGACATTGTTAATTGCAAATACTCTCCGCATTTTATTTTG GTTCGGTAAACATTATGAAACACCTCTTTTAATTCAAAGCATTATAATGATCATTACaatgtttattatgattaaactTTCTGTCAACATACACAATAGAagtcaaataattaaattaaaagaacgaGTATTTACAg ATTTGGAGACAAGATTCTTTTGGAAATGGACAGATTTCCAATCTTACTTAGATTTTATGCTGCTATTTGCTATTATGGGTGGAATATTAATGTATTGGTTTATAGATGTACCCATATTTGTGGAAATTGTTGGTTTCCTTGCAGTATTAATAGAGGCAATGCTTGGAATACCACAATTTTTacgtaatttttataacaaatccACGAGTGGAATGag taatttactttataattttagtATAACAATGGTTAGCATGTGGACATTAGGAGATCTCTTTAAGACTTGTTATTTTGTATTACGAGAAGCTCCAATTCAGTTTGAG aatACATCAATGCATCCTCAAGTTATTACACGAGCTGATTAG
- the LOC124946718 gene encoding solute carrier family 66 member 2 isoform X1, whose protein sequence is MNDNYEQLTVKDVTSYVASLTIIFGGIIPYIPQYREIKRKRDAEGFSLYVCLTLLIANTLRILFWFGKHYETPLLIQSIIMIITMFIMIKLSVNIHNRSQIIKLKERVFTDLETRFFWKWTDFQSYLDFMLLFAIMGGILMYWFIDVPIFVEIVGFLAVLIEAMLGIPQFLRNFYNKSTSGMSNLLYNFSITMVSMWTLGDLFKTCYFVLREAPIQFEVCGALQIIIDIAILTQVYIYQKNTSMHPQVITRAD, encoded by the exons atgaacgataattacgaacaATTGACTGTCAAAGATGTAACTAGTTATGTTGCatctttaacaataatatttggTGGTATCATACCGTATATACCACAATATAGAGaaatcaagagaaaaagagatgcagaaggattttctttatatgtttGTTTGACATTGTTAATTGCAAATACTCTCCGCATTTTATTTTG GTTCGGTAAACATTATGAAACACCTCTTTTAATTCAAAGCATTATAATGATCATTACaatgtttattatgattaaactTTCTGTCAACATACACAATAGAagtcaaataattaaattaaaagaacgaGTATTTACAg ATTTGGAGACAAGATTCTTTTGGAAATGGACAGATTTCCAATCTTACTTAGATTTTATGCTGCTATTTGCTATTATGGGTGGAATATTAATGTATTGGTTTATAGATGTACCCATATTTGTGGAAATTGTTGGTTTCCTTGCAGTATTAATAGAGGCAATGCTTGGAATACCACAATTTTTacgtaatttttataacaaatccACGAGTGGAATGag taatttactttataattttagtATAACAATGGTTAGCATGTGGACATTAGGAGATCTCTTTAAGACTTGTTATTTTGTATTACGAGAAGCTCCAATTCAGTTTGAGGTATGTGGTGCTCttcaaattataatagatatcgCGATACTAAcacaagtatatatttatcaaaagaatACATCAATGCATCCTCAAGTTATTACACGAGCTGATTAG
- the LOC124946721 gene encoding uncharacterized protein LOC124946721 isoform X2 has protein sequence MMENNMTEEQKRFLEECEIEFKDRFTENDIEFMKIKRAIPKKPPIVDPWYNKPRKQPYDWGQQNQGHGSRNHNWDRRSLERGLFN, from the exons ATGATGGAAAATAATATGacagaagaacaaaaaagatttttagaAGAATgtgaaattgaatttaaagaTCGTTTTACTGAAAACGATATTGAattcatgaaaattaaaagagcAATACCAAAGAAACCACCAATTGTAGATCCATGGTACAATAAACCACGTAAGCAACCGTATGACTGGGGTCAACAAAATCAGGGACATGGAAGTCGCAATCATAATTGGGATCGTAGAAGTCTTGAAAGAG GTTTATTTAACTAG
- the LOC124946719 gene encoding trafficking protein particle complex subunit 6b, whose protein sequence is MKQQVIDTKTISGSTGEADECLFEYLHAEIVNYVLSLSLDTKEGKEDLSRLEWMGFSVGYKIIERLTREWSRFKDELDMIKFICTDFWCSLYHKQIDNLRTNHHGVYVLQDNSFRLLDKVGTNNTKQYLPESPRLLAFTCGLLRGSLANLGIVSTVTAETSALPSCKFHVQVQRI, encoded by the exons atgAAACAACAAGTCATAGATACCAAAACAATTTCTGGATCAACAGGAGAAGCTGACGAGTGTTTGTTTGAATATTTACATGCTGAAATagttaattatgttttaagtTTATCGCTAGATACAAAg gaaGGTAAAGAGGATCTGTCTCGATTGGAATGGATGGGATTTAGTGTTggatataaaatcattgaacGATTAACAAGAGAATGGAGTCGTTTCAAAGATGAATTAGatatgattaaatttatatgtacagATTTTTGGTGCAGCTTATATCATAAACAAATTGATAATCTTAGAACAAATCACCATGGGGTATATGTATTACAAGACAATTCATTTCGTTTGTTAGATAAAGTCGGTACTAATAATACTAAACAATATCTTCCAGAAAGTCCACGCTTATTAGCATTTACATGTGGTTTATTACGAGGTAGTTTAGCAAATCTTGGTATTGTAAGTACTGTAACAGCGGAAACGTCAGCTTTACCAAGTTGCAAATTCCATGTTCAAGTACAAAGAATTTAA
- the LOC124946718 gene encoding solute carrier family 66 member 2 isoform X2: MNDNYEQLTVKDVTSYVASLTIIFGGIIPYIPQYREIKRKRDAEGFSLYVCLTLLIANTLRILFWFGKHYETPLLIQSIIMIITMFIMIKLSVNIHNRSQIIKLKERVFTDLETRFFWKWTDFQSYLDFMLLFAIMGGILMYWFIDVPIFVEIVGFLAVLIEAMLGIPQFLRNFYNKSTSGMSITMVSMWTLGDLFKTCYFVLREAPIQFEVCGALQIIIDIAILTQVYIYQKNTSMHPQVITRAD, encoded by the exons atgaacgataattacgaacaATTGACTGTCAAAGATGTAACTAGTTATGTTGCatctttaacaataatatttggTGGTATCATACCGTATATACCACAATATAGAGaaatcaagagaaaaagagatgcagaaggattttctttatatgtttGTTTGACATTGTTAATTGCAAATACTCTCCGCATTTTATTTTG GTTCGGTAAACATTATGAAACACCTCTTTTAATTCAAAGCATTATAATGATCATTACaatgtttattatgattaaactTTCTGTCAACATACACAATAGAagtcaaataattaaattaaaagaacgaGTATTTACAg ATTTGGAGACAAGATTCTTTTGGAAATGGACAGATTTCCAATCTTACTTAGATTTTATGCTGCTATTTGCTATTATGGGTGGAATATTAATGTATTGGTTTATAGATGTACCCATATTTGTGGAAATTGTTGGTTTCCTTGCAGTATTAATAGAGGCAATGCTTGGAATACCACAATTTTTacgtaatttttataacaaatccACGAGTGGAATGag tATAACAATGGTTAGCATGTGGACATTAGGAGATCTCTTTAAGACTTGTTATTTTGTATTACGAGAAGCTCCAATTCAGTTTGAGGTATGTGGTGCTCttcaaattataatagatatcgCGATACTAAcacaagtatatatttatcaaaagaatACATCAATGCATCCTCAAGTTATTACACGAGCTGATTAG
- the LOC124946714 gene encoding cystathionine beta-synthase isoform X2 produces the protein MELERPDRLSHCTWRANATNTPHTIRKEFSNRNNVLPNILEAIGQTPMVRLNTIPQLHGLECEIFAKCEFMNPGGSVKDRIAYRMIQDAEEKGILKPGSTIIEPTSGNTGIGLAMAAAVKRYRCIIVMPEKMSNEKVLTLRALGAEIVRTPTEAAWNSPESHISISQKLQKEIPNSVILDQYTNSGNPLAHYDQTAMEIWKQCDGKLDYVVIGAGTGGTVSGIGRKLKELHPEVTIIAVDPIGSILAFPSELNEHDVSFYEVEGIGYDFLPTVLDRNVVDKWVKVNDCESLNAARMLIKQEGLLCGGSSGAALSAFLKIAKDIPAKKRVVIILPDGIRNYMTKFVSDKWMEIRGFLDIPSLDESNKWWSNYPVSTLSITKPPLLSKTATCQEAIHILKTTNSHQVVIIDNEEKVKGVLTMQVLMSKLIFGGIKQTDCVENIMIKHFVKVLSTTTLIKLSLVLEHEAYVVVVDHINNDALVGIINPSDIVNFISSKDNTLQTNGST, from the exons ATGGAATTAGAACGTCCTGATCGATTAAGCCATTGCACATGGAGAGCAAATGCGACAAATACACCACACACAATAAGAAAaga ATTTTCAAATCGAAATAATGTTTTACCTAACATTTTGGAAGCTATTGGTCAAACTCCTATGGTACGTTTAAATACCATTCCACAACTACATGGACTAGAATGTGAAATAT TTGCAAAATGTGAATTTATGAATCCTGGTGGTTCTGTGAAAGACCGAATTGCTTATAGAATGATCCAAGATGCAGAGGAAAAAGGGATATTAAAGCCAGGTTCTACTATAATTGAACCAACAAGTGGTAACACAGGGATTGGTCTAGCAATGGCTGCAGCTGTTAAAAGATATAggtgtattattgttatgccAGAAAAGATGTCCAATGAAAAAGTACTTACTCTACGTGCACTTGGAGCTGAAATAGTTAGAACACCAACAGAAGCAGCCTGGAATAGTCCTGAAAGCCATATTAGTATTTCTCAAAAacttcaaaaagaaattcctAATAGTGTTATTCTTGACCAA TACACAAATAGTGGAAATCCTCTGGCTCATTATGACCAAACTGCAATGGAAATTTGGAAACAGTGTGATGGAAAGTTAGATTATGTCGTAATTGGTGCTGGTACAGGAGGAACTGTCAGCGGCATTGGACGTAAATTGAAAGAATTACATCCTGAAGTAACAATCATTGCAGTTGATCCTATCGGCAGTATTCTTGCATTTCCATCTGAGTTAAATGAACATGATGTTAGTTTTTATGAAGTAGAGGGAATTGG ATATGATTTTCTACCTACTGTGCTGGATCGTAATGTAGTAGATAAATGGGTAAAAGTTAATGATTGTGAATCACTAAATGCAGCACGCATGCTTATCAAACAAGAAGGATTATTATGTGGAGGTAGTAGTGGTGCTGCTTTGTCTGCATTTCTAAAAATTGCAAAAGATATCCCTGCAAAAAAACGTGTTGTTATTATCCTACCTGATGGGATACGAAATTATATGACTAAATTTGTATCTGATAAATGGATGGAAATTAGAGGCTTTTTG GACATACCATCACTAGATGAATCAAATAAATGGTGGTCCAATTACCCAGTTTCAACTTTATCCATAACTAAACCTCCTCTATTATCCAAAACAGCTACATGTCAAGAAGCTATCCATATTCTTAAAACCACAAATTCACATCAAGttgtaattattgataatgagGAAAAAGTTAAAGGTGTTCTTACAATGCAAGTACTTATGAGTAAGCTAATATTTGGTGGAATTAAACAGACAGATTGtgtagaaaatattatgataaaacaTTTCGTAAAGGTCTTATCTACAACAACTCTTATAAAACTTTCATTAGTTCTCGAACATGAAGCTTATGTAGTTGTTGTAGATCATATAAACAATGATGCTTTAGTTGGAATTATAAATCCTTCTgacattgttaattttatttctagtaAAGACAATACTTTACAAACTAATGGATCCACATAA
- the LOC124946718 gene encoding solute carrier family 66 member 2 isoform X4: MNDNYEQLTVKDVTSYVASLTIIFGGIIPYIPQYREIKRKRDAEGFSLYVCLTLLIANTLRILFWFGKHYETPLLIQSIIMIITMFIMIKLSVNIHNRSQIIKLKERVFTDLETRFFWKWTDFQSYLDFMLLFAIMGGILMYWFIDVPIFVEIVGFLAVLIEAMLGIPQFLRNFYNKSTSGMSITMVSMWTLGDLFKTCYFVLREAPIQFENTSMHPQVITRAD; encoded by the exons atgaacgataattacgaacaATTGACTGTCAAAGATGTAACTAGTTATGTTGCatctttaacaataatatttggTGGTATCATACCGTATATACCACAATATAGAGaaatcaagagaaaaagagatgcagaaggattttctttatatgtttGTTTGACATTGTTAATTGCAAATACTCTCCGCATTTTATTTTG GTTCGGTAAACATTATGAAACACCTCTTTTAATTCAAAGCATTATAATGATCATTACaatgtttattatgattaaactTTCTGTCAACATACACAATAGAagtcaaataattaaattaaaagaacgaGTATTTACAg ATTTGGAGACAAGATTCTTTTGGAAATGGACAGATTTCCAATCTTACTTAGATTTTATGCTGCTATTTGCTATTATGGGTGGAATATTAATGTATTGGTTTATAGATGTACCCATATTTGTGGAAATTGTTGGTTTCCTTGCAGTATTAATAGAGGCAATGCTTGGAATACCACAATTTTTacgtaatttttataacaaatccACGAGTGGAATGag tATAACAATGGTTAGCATGTGGACATTAGGAGATCTCTTTAAGACTTGTTATTTTGTATTACGAGAAGCTCCAATTCAGTTTGAG aatACATCAATGCATCCTCAAGTTATTACACGAGCTGATTAG